AGTGCGATGCCGCGGGTGGGTGGTGGTTCCATCTGCGCCGGTGCGCCCAGTGCGGGCATGTGGGGTGCTGCGACTCCTCGCCCGCCAAGCACGCCACGGCACATTTCCAGGAGACCGGGCATCCGCTGGTGCAGAGCTTCGAGCCGGGTGAGCAGTGGTACTGGAACTTCGCGACCAAGGAGATGTTCGAGGCCGGGCCCTCGCTCGCGGCACCGGACAGTCATCCGGTGGATCAGCCGGCGCCCGGCCCCGAGGGACGGGTTCCGGCGGACTGGGCGAAGACGTTGCGGGGTTAATTGACCCGGGGGCTCCTGTGCTTTGGTGACAGGATGTCTTTGTGCCTCCGACCTCCTTTTCTTCCCCACTCATC
Above is a window of Streptomyces sp. NBC_00490 DNA encoding:
- a CDS encoding UBP-type zinc finger domain-containing protein, giving the protein MTEIQGLDAAVPPSGNGCVECDAAGGWWFHLRRCAQCGHVGCCDSSPAKHATAHFQETGHPLVQSFEPGEQWYWNFATKEMFEAGPSLAAPDSHPVDQPAPGPEGRVPADWAKTLRG